One Dysidea avara chromosome 7, odDysAvar1.4, whole genome shotgun sequence genomic region harbors:
- the LOC136260458 gene encoding uncharacterized protein isoform X1, with product MAEQGLGYLAEDSFYSCFSNVDKRNSHSLMFDALYSKHFKFVLKLVEIGVPTNITNEDNATPLLVAVQQHCPPDIIKHLMTLDVIGLSDKHKMTPLHESVLRNNHEILREMVNVIQDTPLPEIDLKNREEQIRACRDGLRKDKSSLLNKKNKEGWTPLHYAADRGHVNVLQVLVMAASCDVTISNKNKQTAFHLAARSGHLDCLQLLYVAAESSQSLDDLPRVDKKGWNLACHASAHDEVKVIEWLLKNMPQHADINHYTEKGYTPLLLACDFQKLNILKFLLNHDLISEIATTTKDGKTALHLAALHDSVEIVQLLLSKDFPIGQDDEKGETALHVAYKKGSHQVWRLLFDEGADPNKKNKAGKCPEDLKYEDLRVPVEVKKRGEKAVEGYIAALRKGKKKMPRCKLMIVGEAGVGKTNLLNLLTGEEFVAKHEETEGVDIDLVSTSDISTDREIWRKSATEVSEEYRSVAVDLVADELRNTTPIQPQKKHVHNAVDGISLNSLYNRFDTLLQKYRKQPNKSKATFSSSSSRPSVSERRRGDKQFNKSAIHLSSLSYQPPPSHVQIPVHKPTLPQPKYDTHIAEQQLEQTSKAVPKEEPNSSTMVHPPPTIVASGEASKKLKQEKLAQSSIKSTPLDSTNNKLQTKISGQDDIVILHEASKKSKQAKSTQSTLPLKLTSFDFAGQKHYKPMHHCFITSRAIYVVAFNARQLLYGDQTVVIQELKFWINSIRVHTNAEVVLVGTHKGPYDGASGDDLTKEEKKSFRQLSKQEMEKIDNLLKKHFDKDHYNLELFEGSRIMALVESSIRSENDSSESGANVVCKKLHHLGDNRPENKDDLPISYLRLEAMITEKRNHVSSLLVHRKEIEQWVRDCDIDECQVALDFFHDIGTLIDPRNLPTLFLSKKQMEPLHDVVLIKLQWLADVMKELMNIDRGDDKLQPEGEKDMKKALRKFENEGKADKKSVMFPLWRKYHNGSEEVFQQICLLLEAYGLIVPIEQSQCYYVPCKLPQNVEEFPCITDDYCNKISLICKDGLFPPFLLHHLMFLMYREQTPSYYLFSDKECFMEYVRDCQWWLKQNEHCDSIDVTIRTKKQVRTILPAMLLLHRLLLRIVKELKEICYKIGMMATCTACRQEQFFTYITYNVNSKATNQNESLQCSKCRNEEQVSPNSTLIKSKNYKYEKTFNGFKEDLGLDQLDVNVRRHLIKYFKRNIRAEEATDDDDDESIIQLWFEGNRDDPWPSVITFLSNYKDSKVTEYIVDKLKHDMCHIY from the exons ATGGCGGAACAAGGCCTAGGTTACTTGGCAGAGGATTCATTCTACTCTTGCTTCTCAAATGTTGACAAAAGGAATAGTCACAGTTTGATGTTTGATGCATTGTATTCGAAACACTTCAAATTTGTACTTAAACTAGTTGAAATTGGCGTGCCAACCAACATCACAAATGAG GATAACGCTACGCCATTATTAGTAGCTGTGCAGCAACATTGTCCACCAGATATTATTAAACATTTGATGACACTGGATGTGATTGGATTATCTGATAAG CACAAGATGACTCCATTACATGAATCAGTGCTAAGAAACAATCATGAAATACTAAGGGAAATGGTTAATGTAATTCAAGACACTCCTTTACCTGAAATTGATCTTAAGAATAGAGAAGAACAAATCAGGGCTTGTCGTGATGGCCTACGCAAAGATAAGTCATCTTTGCTGAATAAGAAAAATaag GAGGGCTGGACTCCACTGCACTATGCTGCTGATCGTGGACATGTTAATGTGTTACAAGTTCTAGTGATGGCTGCAAGCTGTGATGTTACCATCAGCAATAAG AACAAACAGACAGCATTCCACTTGGCAGCTAGAAGTGGTCATCTAGACTGTCTTCAACTGTTATATGTTGCTGCTGAGAGTAGTCAGTCACTTGATGATCTTCCTAGAGTGGACAAG AAAGGGTGGAATTTAGCATGTCATGCTAGCGCACATGATGAAGTAAAAGTAATAGAATGGTTGTTGAAGAATATGCCACAGCATGCTGATATTAATCACTATACTGAG AAAGGATACACTCCATTGTTGTTAGCttgtgattttcaaaaattgaaCATATTGAAATTCTTGTTAAATCATGACCTCATTAGTGAAATAGCTACAACTACTAAG GATGGTAAAACCGCACTTCATTTAGCAGCTTTGCATGATTCAGTGGAGATTGTTCAACTTCTATTAAGTAAAGATTTCCCCATAGGTCAAGATGATGAG AAAGGTGAGACTGCCCTTCATGTTGCTTATAAGAAAGGAAGTCATCAAGTGTGGAGGTTGCTGTTTGATGAAGGTGCTGACCCAAACAAAAAGAATAAG GCTGGAAAATGTCCTGAAGACTTGAAATATGAAGATTTGAGAG TTCCTGTTGAGGTTAAGAAGAGAGGAGAGAAAGCTGTTGAAGGGTACATTGCAGCTCTGAGAAAAGGAAAGAAAAAGATGCCACGTTGCAAGTTGATGATTGTAGGAGAGGCTGGAGTAGGCAAAACCAACTTGCTGAATTTACTGACCGGAGAAGAGTTTGTAGCAAAACACGAGGAGACTGAAGGAGTTGATATTGACCTTGTCAGTACCAGTGACATTAGTACTGATCGCGAGATATGGAGGAAGAGTGCCACTGAAGTAAGTGAAGAGTACAGAAGTGTCGCTGTTGACCTAGTAGCTGATGAGTTACGTAATACTACACCCATACAACCACAGAAGAAACATGTTCATAATGCTGTGGATGGTATATCACTGAATTCACTTTACAATCGCTTTGATacactactacaaaaatatagAAAGCAACCAAACAAATCTAAGGCTACATTTTCCTCCTCTAGTTCTCGTCCTTCTGTTTCAGAAAGAAGAAGAGGAgataaacaatttaataaatCTGCAATACATTTGTCATCATTATCATATCAACCTCCTCCATCTCATGTTCAGATACCAGTTCACAAACCAACTTTACCTCAACCAAAATATGACACTCATATAGCAGAGCAGCAGCTGGAACAAACATCCAAGGCAGTACCCAAGGAGGAGCCAAATTCCAGCACTATGGTACATCCTCCACCAACTATTGTTGCTTCGGGGGAGGCATCAAAGAAATTGAAGCAGGAAAAGTTGGCACAGTCGTCAATAAAATCAACGCCTTTGGATTCTACAAACAACAAACTCCAAACCAAAATTTCAGGTCAAGATGATATTGTCATTCTCCATGAGgcatcaaagaaatctaagcAGGCAAAATCAACACAATCAACATTACCATTAAAATTGACATCTTTTGACTTTGCTGGCCAAAAGCATTACAAGCCAATGCACCATTGCTTTATTACTTCACGAGCTATTTATGTTGTTGCCTTTAATGCCCGTCAACTGCTGTATGGTGACCAAACAGTTGTCATTCAGGAATTAAAATTTTGGATCAATAGCATTCGTGTTCACACTAATGCCGAGGTGGTGTTAGTGGGCACTCATAAGGGTCCATATGATGGTGCTTCTGGTGATGATCTTACTAAGGAAGAGAAGAAATCATTTCGTCAACTAAGCAAACAAGAAATGGAGAAAATAGATAATCTTCTGAAAAAGCATTTTGATAAAGATCACTATAATTTGGAGCTTTTTGAGGGTAGCAGAATTATGGCATTGGTGGAGAGTTCAATCAGAAGTGAAAATGACAGTAGTGAATCTGGAGCTAATGTGGTTTGTAAGAAATTGCATCATCTTGGTGACAACCGTCCTGAGAACAAAGATGATCTACCAATTTCTTATCTTCGCCTTGAAGCAATGATCACTGAGAAAAGAAATCATGTTAGCTCACTTTTGGTTCATCGCAAAGAGATAGAGCAGTGGGTTAGAGATTGTGATATAGATGAGTGTCAGGTTGCTTTAGATTTTTTCCATGACATTGGAACACTCATTGATCCTA GGAACCTTCCTACTTTGTTCTTGTCCAAAAAGCAGATGGAGCCATTACATGATGTGGTATTGATCAAACTTCAGTGGCTAGCTGATGTGATGAAGGAGTTGATGAACATTGATCGAGGTGATGATAAGCTTCAACCTGAAGGGGAAAAAGATATGAAAAAGGCTTTACGTAAATTTGAAAACGAAGGAAAGGCTGACAAAAAAAGCGTAATGTTTCCACTATGGAGAAAGTACCACAATGGATCAGAGGAAGTGTTCCAGCAGATTTGTCTTTTACTAGAGGCATATGGGCTGATAGTTCCAATTGAACAGTCTCAATGTTACTATGTCCCTTGTAAGTTGCCTCAAAATGTAGAAGAATTTCCTTGCATAACTGATGATTATTGCAACAAAATTTCTCTCATCTGTAAAGATGGTCTTTTCCCTCCATTTCTCCTACATCATCTGATGTTCCTAATGTATCGAGAGCAAACTCCTTCATATTATCTATTCTCTGACAAGGAGTGTTTCATGGAGTATGTAAGAGACTGCCAGTGGTGGCTTAAACAAAATGAACATTGTGATAGTATTGACGTCACCATCAG GACTAAAAAACAAGTTCGTACTATACTACCTGCCATGCTCTTACTACACAGATTGCTATTGAGGATAGTTAAAGAGTTGAAGGAAATCTGTTACAAGATAGGAATGATGGCTACTTGCACTGCATGTAGACAAGAACAATTCTTTACTTATATCACATACAATGTTAACAGTAAAGCAACTAATCAAAATGAATCTTTACAATGTAGCAAATGTCGAAATGAAGAGCAAGTTTCACCCAATTCAACATTGATTAAATCAAag AATTACAAATATGAAAAAACCTTCAATGGTTTTAAAGAGGACTTGGGTTTAGACCAGCTAGATGTTAATGTCAGACGTCAtcttattaaatattttaaaaggAATATTCGAGCTGAAGAAGccactgatgatgatgatgatgaaagcaTAATTCAACTTTGGTTTGAGGGTAATCGTGATGACCCATGGCCTTCTGTAATAACATTTTTGTCAAACTATAAAGACAGCAAAGTCACTGAGTACATTGTTGACAAGCTGAAACATGACATGTGTCATATATACTAG
- the LOC136260458 gene encoding uncharacterized protein isoform X2, protein MTLDVIGLSDKHKMTPLHESVLRNNHEILREMVNVIQDTPLPEIDLKNREEQIRACRDGLRKDKSSLLNKKNKEGWTPLHYAADRGHVNVLQVLVMAASCDVTISNKNKQTAFHLAARSGHLDCLQLLYVAAESSQSLDDLPRVDKKGWNLACHASAHDEVKVIEWLLKNMPQHADINHYTEKGYTPLLLACDFQKLNILKFLLNHDLISEIATTTKDGKTALHLAALHDSVEIVQLLLSKDFPIGQDDEKGETALHVAYKKGSHQVWRLLFDEGADPNKKNKAGKCPEDLKYEDLRVPVEVKKRGEKAVEGYIAALRKGKKKMPRCKLMIVGEAGVGKTNLLNLLTGEEFVAKHEETEGVDIDLVSTSDISTDREIWRKSATEVSEEYRSVAVDLVADELRNTTPIQPQKKHVHNAVDGISLNSLYNRFDTLLQKYRKQPNKSKATFSSSSSRPSVSERRRGDKQFNKSAIHLSSLSYQPPPSHVQIPVHKPTLPQPKYDTHIAEQQLEQTSKAVPKEEPNSSTMVHPPPTIVASGEASKKLKQEKLAQSSIKSTPLDSTNNKLQTKISGQDDIVILHEASKKSKQAKSTQSTLPLKLTSFDFAGQKHYKPMHHCFITSRAIYVVAFNARQLLYGDQTVVIQELKFWINSIRVHTNAEVVLVGTHKGPYDGASGDDLTKEEKKSFRQLSKQEMEKIDNLLKKHFDKDHYNLELFEGSRIMALVESSIRSENDSSESGANVVCKKLHHLGDNRPENKDDLPISYLRLEAMITEKRNHVSSLLVHRKEIEQWVRDCDIDECQVALDFFHDIGTLIDPRNLPTLFLSKKQMEPLHDVVLIKLQWLADVMKELMNIDRGDDKLQPEGEKDMKKALRKFENEGKADKKSVMFPLWRKYHNGSEEVFQQICLLLEAYGLIVPIEQSQCYYVPCKLPQNVEEFPCITDDYCNKISLICKDGLFPPFLLHHLMFLMYREQTPSYYLFSDKECFMEYVRDCQWWLKQNEHCDSIDVTIRTKKQVRTILPAMLLLHRLLLRIVKELKEICYKIGMMATCTACRQEQFFTYITYNVNSKATNQNESLQCSKCRNEEQVSPNSTLIKSKNYKYEKTFNGFKEDLGLDQLDVNVRRHLIKYFKRNIRAEEATDDDDDESIIQLWFEGNRDDPWPSVITFLSNYKDSKVTEYIVDKLKHDMCHIY, encoded by the exons ATGACACTGGATGTGATTGGATTATCTGATAAG CACAAGATGACTCCATTACATGAATCAGTGCTAAGAAACAATCATGAAATACTAAGGGAAATGGTTAATGTAATTCAAGACACTCCTTTACCTGAAATTGATCTTAAGAATAGAGAAGAACAAATCAGGGCTTGTCGTGATGGCCTACGCAAAGATAAGTCATCTTTGCTGAATAAGAAAAATaag GAGGGCTGGACTCCACTGCACTATGCTGCTGATCGTGGACATGTTAATGTGTTACAAGTTCTAGTGATGGCTGCAAGCTGTGATGTTACCATCAGCAATAAG AACAAACAGACAGCATTCCACTTGGCAGCTAGAAGTGGTCATCTAGACTGTCTTCAACTGTTATATGTTGCTGCTGAGAGTAGTCAGTCACTTGATGATCTTCCTAGAGTGGACAAG AAAGGGTGGAATTTAGCATGTCATGCTAGCGCACATGATGAAGTAAAAGTAATAGAATGGTTGTTGAAGAATATGCCACAGCATGCTGATATTAATCACTATACTGAG AAAGGATACACTCCATTGTTGTTAGCttgtgattttcaaaaattgaaCATATTGAAATTCTTGTTAAATCATGACCTCATTAGTGAAATAGCTACAACTACTAAG GATGGTAAAACCGCACTTCATTTAGCAGCTTTGCATGATTCAGTGGAGATTGTTCAACTTCTATTAAGTAAAGATTTCCCCATAGGTCAAGATGATGAG AAAGGTGAGACTGCCCTTCATGTTGCTTATAAGAAAGGAAGTCATCAAGTGTGGAGGTTGCTGTTTGATGAAGGTGCTGACCCAAACAAAAAGAATAAG GCTGGAAAATGTCCTGAAGACTTGAAATATGAAGATTTGAGAG TTCCTGTTGAGGTTAAGAAGAGAGGAGAGAAAGCTGTTGAAGGGTACATTGCAGCTCTGAGAAAAGGAAAGAAAAAGATGCCACGTTGCAAGTTGATGATTGTAGGAGAGGCTGGAGTAGGCAAAACCAACTTGCTGAATTTACTGACCGGAGAAGAGTTTGTAGCAAAACACGAGGAGACTGAAGGAGTTGATATTGACCTTGTCAGTACCAGTGACATTAGTACTGATCGCGAGATATGGAGGAAGAGTGCCACTGAAGTAAGTGAAGAGTACAGAAGTGTCGCTGTTGACCTAGTAGCTGATGAGTTACGTAATACTACACCCATACAACCACAGAAGAAACATGTTCATAATGCTGTGGATGGTATATCACTGAATTCACTTTACAATCGCTTTGATacactactacaaaaatatagAAAGCAACCAAACAAATCTAAGGCTACATTTTCCTCCTCTAGTTCTCGTCCTTCTGTTTCAGAAAGAAGAAGAGGAgataaacaatttaataaatCTGCAATACATTTGTCATCATTATCATATCAACCTCCTCCATCTCATGTTCAGATACCAGTTCACAAACCAACTTTACCTCAACCAAAATATGACACTCATATAGCAGAGCAGCAGCTGGAACAAACATCCAAGGCAGTACCCAAGGAGGAGCCAAATTCCAGCACTATGGTACATCCTCCACCAACTATTGTTGCTTCGGGGGAGGCATCAAAGAAATTGAAGCAGGAAAAGTTGGCACAGTCGTCAATAAAATCAACGCCTTTGGATTCTACAAACAACAAACTCCAAACCAAAATTTCAGGTCAAGATGATATTGTCATTCTCCATGAGgcatcaaagaaatctaagcAGGCAAAATCAACACAATCAACATTACCATTAAAATTGACATCTTTTGACTTTGCTGGCCAAAAGCATTACAAGCCAATGCACCATTGCTTTATTACTTCACGAGCTATTTATGTTGTTGCCTTTAATGCCCGTCAACTGCTGTATGGTGACCAAACAGTTGTCATTCAGGAATTAAAATTTTGGATCAATAGCATTCGTGTTCACACTAATGCCGAGGTGGTGTTAGTGGGCACTCATAAGGGTCCATATGATGGTGCTTCTGGTGATGATCTTACTAAGGAAGAGAAGAAATCATTTCGTCAACTAAGCAAACAAGAAATGGAGAAAATAGATAATCTTCTGAAAAAGCATTTTGATAAAGATCACTATAATTTGGAGCTTTTTGAGGGTAGCAGAATTATGGCATTGGTGGAGAGTTCAATCAGAAGTGAAAATGACAGTAGTGAATCTGGAGCTAATGTGGTTTGTAAGAAATTGCATCATCTTGGTGACAACCGTCCTGAGAACAAAGATGATCTACCAATTTCTTATCTTCGCCTTGAAGCAATGATCACTGAGAAAAGAAATCATGTTAGCTCACTTTTGGTTCATCGCAAAGAGATAGAGCAGTGGGTTAGAGATTGTGATATAGATGAGTGTCAGGTTGCTTTAGATTTTTTCCATGACATTGGAACACTCATTGATCCTA GGAACCTTCCTACTTTGTTCTTGTCCAAAAAGCAGATGGAGCCATTACATGATGTGGTATTGATCAAACTTCAGTGGCTAGCTGATGTGATGAAGGAGTTGATGAACATTGATCGAGGTGATGATAAGCTTCAACCTGAAGGGGAAAAAGATATGAAAAAGGCTTTACGTAAATTTGAAAACGAAGGAAAGGCTGACAAAAAAAGCGTAATGTTTCCACTATGGAGAAAGTACCACAATGGATCAGAGGAAGTGTTCCAGCAGATTTGTCTTTTACTAGAGGCATATGGGCTGATAGTTCCAATTGAACAGTCTCAATGTTACTATGTCCCTTGTAAGTTGCCTCAAAATGTAGAAGAATTTCCTTGCATAACTGATGATTATTGCAACAAAATTTCTCTCATCTGTAAAGATGGTCTTTTCCCTCCATTTCTCCTACATCATCTGATGTTCCTAATGTATCGAGAGCAAACTCCTTCATATTATCTATTCTCTGACAAGGAGTGTTTCATGGAGTATGTAAGAGACTGCCAGTGGTGGCTTAAACAAAATGAACATTGTGATAGTATTGACGTCACCATCAG GACTAAAAAACAAGTTCGTACTATACTACCTGCCATGCTCTTACTACACAGATTGCTATTGAGGATAGTTAAAGAGTTGAAGGAAATCTGTTACAAGATAGGAATGATGGCTACTTGCACTGCATGTAGACAAGAACAATTCTTTACTTATATCACATACAATGTTAACAGTAAAGCAACTAATCAAAATGAATCTTTACAATGTAGCAAATGTCGAAATGAAGAGCAAGTTTCACCCAATTCAACATTGATTAAATCAAag AATTACAAATATGAAAAAACCTTCAATGGTTTTAAAGAGGACTTGGGTTTAGACCAGCTAGATGTTAATGTCAGACGTCAtcttattaaatattttaaaaggAATATTCGAGCTGAAGAAGccactgatgatgatgatgatgaaagcaTAATTCAACTTTGGTTTGAGGGTAATCGTGATGACCCATGGCCTTCTGTAATAACATTTTTGTCAAACTATAAAGACAGCAAAGTCACTGAGTACATTGTTGACAAGCTGAAACATGACATGTGTCATATATACTAG
- the LOC136260458 gene encoding uncharacterized protein isoform X3 — protein MPQHADINHYTEKGYTPLLLACDFQKLNILKFLLNHDLISEIATTTKDGKTALHLAALHDSVEIVQLLLSKDFPIGQDDEKGETALHVAYKKGSHQVWRLLFDEGADPNKKNKAGKCPEDLKYEDLRVPVEVKKRGEKAVEGYIAALRKGKKKMPRCKLMIVGEAGVGKTNLLNLLTGEEFVAKHEETEGVDIDLVSTSDISTDREIWRKSATEVSEEYRSVAVDLVADELRNTTPIQPQKKHVHNAVDGISLNSLYNRFDTLLQKYRKQPNKSKATFSSSSSRPSVSERRRGDKQFNKSAIHLSSLSYQPPPSHVQIPVHKPTLPQPKYDTHIAEQQLEQTSKAVPKEEPNSSTMVHPPPTIVASGEASKKLKQEKLAQSSIKSTPLDSTNNKLQTKISGQDDIVILHEASKKSKQAKSTQSTLPLKLTSFDFAGQKHYKPMHHCFITSRAIYVVAFNARQLLYGDQTVVIQELKFWINSIRVHTNAEVVLVGTHKGPYDGASGDDLTKEEKKSFRQLSKQEMEKIDNLLKKHFDKDHYNLELFEGSRIMALVESSIRSENDSSESGANVVCKKLHHLGDNRPENKDDLPISYLRLEAMITEKRNHVSSLLVHRKEIEQWVRDCDIDECQVALDFFHDIGTLIDPRNLPTLFLSKKQMEPLHDVVLIKLQWLADVMKELMNIDRGDDKLQPEGEKDMKKALRKFENEGKADKKSVMFPLWRKYHNGSEEVFQQICLLLEAYGLIVPIEQSQCYYVPCKLPQNVEEFPCITDDYCNKISLICKDGLFPPFLLHHLMFLMYREQTPSYYLFSDKECFMEYVRDCQWWLKQNEHCDSIDVTIRTKKQVRTILPAMLLLHRLLLRIVKELKEICYKIGMMATCTACRQEQFFTYITYNVNSKATNQNESLQCSKCRNEEQVSPNSTLIKSKNYKYEKTFNGFKEDLGLDQLDVNVRRHLIKYFKRNIRAEEATDDDDDESIIQLWFEGNRDDPWPSVITFLSNYKDSKVTEYIVDKLKHDMCHIY, from the exons ATGCCACAGCATGCTGATATTAATCACTATACTGAG AAAGGATACACTCCATTGTTGTTAGCttgtgattttcaaaaattgaaCATATTGAAATTCTTGTTAAATCATGACCTCATTAGTGAAATAGCTACAACTACTAAG GATGGTAAAACCGCACTTCATTTAGCAGCTTTGCATGATTCAGTGGAGATTGTTCAACTTCTATTAAGTAAAGATTTCCCCATAGGTCAAGATGATGAG AAAGGTGAGACTGCCCTTCATGTTGCTTATAAGAAAGGAAGTCATCAAGTGTGGAGGTTGCTGTTTGATGAAGGTGCTGACCCAAACAAAAAGAATAAG GCTGGAAAATGTCCTGAAGACTTGAAATATGAAGATTTGAGAG TTCCTGTTGAGGTTAAGAAGAGAGGAGAGAAAGCTGTTGAAGGGTACATTGCAGCTCTGAGAAAAGGAAAGAAAAAGATGCCACGTTGCAAGTTGATGATTGTAGGAGAGGCTGGAGTAGGCAAAACCAACTTGCTGAATTTACTGACCGGAGAAGAGTTTGTAGCAAAACACGAGGAGACTGAAGGAGTTGATATTGACCTTGTCAGTACCAGTGACATTAGTACTGATCGCGAGATATGGAGGAAGAGTGCCACTGAAGTAAGTGAAGAGTACAGAAGTGTCGCTGTTGACCTAGTAGCTGATGAGTTACGTAATACTACACCCATACAACCACAGAAGAAACATGTTCATAATGCTGTGGATGGTATATCACTGAATTCACTTTACAATCGCTTTGATacactactacaaaaatatagAAAGCAACCAAACAAATCTAAGGCTACATTTTCCTCCTCTAGTTCTCGTCCTTCTGTTTCAGAAAGAAGAAGAGGAgataaacaatttaataaatCTGCAATACATTTGTCATCATTATCATATCAACCTCCTCCATCTCATGTTCAGATACCAGTTCACAAACCAACTTTACCTCAACCAAAATATGACACTCATATAGCAGAGCAGCAGCTGGAACAAACATCCAAGGCAGTACCCAAGGAGGAGCCAAATTCCAGCACTATGGTACATCCTCCACCAACTATTGTTGCTTCGGGGGAGGCATCAAAGAAATTGAAGCAGGAAAAGTTGGCACAGTCGTCAATAAAATCAACGCCTTTGGATTCTACAAACAACAAACTCCAAACCAAAATTTCAGGTCAAGATGATATTGTCATTCTCCATGAGgcatcaaagaaatctaagcAGGCAAAATCAACACAATCAACATTACCATTAAAATTGACATCTTTTGACTTTGCTGGCCAAAAGCATTACAAGCCAATGCACCATTGCTTTATTACTTCACGAGCTATTTATGTTGTTGCCTTTAATGCCCGTCAACTGCTGTATGGTGACCAAACAGTTGTCATTCAGGAATTAAAATTTTGGATCAATAGCATTCGTGTTCACACTAATGCCGAGGTGGTGTTAGTGGGCACTCATAAGGGTCCATATGATGGTGCTTCTGGTGATGATCTTACTAAGGAAGAGAAGAAATCATTTCGTCAACTAAGCAAACAAGAAATGGAGAAAATAGATAATCTTCTGAAAAAGCATTTTGATAAAGATCACTATAATTTGGAGCTTTTTGAGGGTAGCAGAATTATGGCATTGGTGGAGAGTTCAATCAGAAGTGAAAATGACAGTAGTGAATCTGGAGCTAATGTGGTTTGTAAGAAATTGCATCATCTTGGTGACAACCGTCCTGAGAACAAAGATGATCTACCAATTTCTTATCTTCGCCTTGAAGCAATGATCACTGAGAAAAGAAATCATGTTAGCTCACTTTTGGTTCATCGCAAAGAGATAGAGCAGTGGGTTAGAGATTGTGATATAGATGAGTGTCAGGTTGCTTTAGATTTTTTCCATGACATTGGAACACTCATTGATCCTA GGAACCTTCCTACTTTGTTCTTGTCCAAAAAGCAGATGGAGCCATTACATGATGTGGTATTGATCAAACTTCAGTGGCTAGCTGATGTGATGAAGGAGTTGATGAACATTGATCGAGGTGATGATAAGCTTCAACCTGAAGGGGAAAAAGATATGAAAAAGGCTTTACGTAAATTTGAAAACGAAGGAAAGGCTGACAAAAAAAGCGTAATGTTTCCACTATGGAGAAAGTACCACAATGGATCAGAGGAAGTGTTCCAGCAGATTTGTCTTTTACTAGAGGCATATGGGCTGATAGTTCCAATTGAACAGTCTCAATGTTACTATGTCCCTTGTAAGTTGCCTCAAAATGTAGAAGAATTTCCTTGCATAACTGATGATTATTGCAACAAAATTTCTCTCATCTGTAAAGATGGTCTTTTCCCTCCATTTCTCCTACATCATCTGATGTTCCTAATGTATCGAGAGCAAACTCCTTCATATTATCTATTCTCTGACAAGGAGTGTTTCATGGAGTATGTAAGAGACTGCCAGTGGTGGCTTAAACAAAATGAACATTGTGATAGTATTGACGTCACCATCAG GACTAAAAAACAAGTTCGTACTATACTACCTGCCATGCTCTTACTACACAGATTGCTATTGAGGATAGTTAAAGAGTTGAAGGAAATCTGTTACAAGATAGGAATGATGGCTACTTGCACTGCATGTAGACAAGAACAATTCTTTACTTATATCACATACAATGTTAACAGTAAAGCAACTAATCAAAATGAATCTTTACAATGTAGCAAATGTCGAAATGAAGAGCAAGTTTCACCCAATTCAACATTGATTAAATCAAag AATTACAAATATGAAAAAACCTTCAATGGTTTTAAAGAGGACTTGGGTTTAGACCAGCTAGATGTTAATGTCAGACGTCAtcttattaaatattttaaaaggAATATTCGAGCTGAAGAAGccactgatgatgatgatgatgaaagcaTAATTCAACTTTGGTTTGAGGGTAATCGTGATGACCCATGGCCTTCTGTAATAACATTTTTGTCAAACTATAAAGACAGCAAAGTCACTGAGTACATTGTTGACAAGCTGAAACATGACATGTGTCATATATACTAG
- the LOC136260200 gene encoding ATP-dependent DNA helicase RecQ-like produces the protein MNCIQKLGYTKLKPEQMNVIISFLSDRDVFAVLPTGFGKTLCYACLPLVFDKLSRTKEVNPSIVLVLTPLNVIIRDQAENLKARGLKVGMLGVDKENELAAGMFQIVFSSPEILFMSRRWRVMLTSETYSSCIRALIIDEAHTCKQ, from the exons ATGAACTGTATACAGAAGCTTGGCTACACAAAACTGAAACCAGAGCAAATGAATGTAATAATATCATTTTTGAGTGATAGAGATGTGTTTGCTGTTTTGCCTACTGGGTTTGGTAAAACTCTGTGTTATGCCTGTCTTCCCCTGGTTTTTGACAAATTATCCCGGACTAAAGAAGTAAACCCATCGATAGTGCTAGTCCTAACACCTTTAAATGTCATTATAAGAGACCAG GCAGAAAATTTAAAGGCCAGGGGTCTGAAGGTTGGTATGTTAGGAGTTGACAAAGAGAATGAACTGGCAGCTGGAATGTTCCAGATAGTGTTTTCATCCCCAGAAATTCTGTTTATGAGCCGACGCTGGAGGGTAATGCTTACATCAGAGACATACTCATCTTGCATTCGAGCCTTAATCATTGATGAAGCTCACACTTGCAAACAATAG